AGCAATGTAGCATTCTGGTGCACTTACCACGACATGGGCCCCGTTCAGTTTCAGAGGCTTGGGGCTAATAAGAGGTGATATCATGTATAACAGCAACACAAAGGCAACAATGAAGGCAGCAACTACAAGGAGCATGATGAATGGCAAAAGAAGCCACCAGGAATTGATAAAGAGCCAATCCGTAATCGTTGAACTCAACGCTTCTTCAGAGGACATGGGTGAAATCTGGCAGTCGTTAGCTTATTTGCTAACTAGCAGGCCAGCTTCTGATGTTCAACTACGGAGCAACGAGGAATCCGGCGGTCCTGAAAAGGAGTGGCGAAACGCAAACCTCAGAGGAGGCGTTGTTTCACAGTCTGGCAGGGTGTCAAAAAAAAGCACACCGGTCAGGTTAAAGTGTAGCCGTGGACCTTTGCTCTGAGTGACAAAGCGTAGTCTGTATAAACCAAAACAAATCGAACTGTGCACTGTAAACGGACGTGACGGCTGGCCTTTGGGACTTGTAGTTCTGAGTTAATTTATATGTGCGCAGTCATAACGCTGTTTGGGCGTGTGTGGACCACAACTCCCATAATGCAACAGTTCGCTTCCGTTTTCGTCGTTTCCTTATCACACACGCCCACCCGGCTATAACATACGATCACTGAAGGGACTTAAAATAGAAACTATGCGTTTTTGTTAATAAGTGTTGATTTGTTAAGTAATAAGGAAACCAGCTTTTTGACATagctttcatttttatttacatcatgaaaatgaactgaaaatcTGATGCACGTGACCTCTTCACAAAGAAAAGGCTTAAAGGCTGGCTATATGTATAGACATTTACAGTGAAGTAAGAGATATTCCCAAACACAAAAAGTTTGCACACCTTATGAGGAAAAAAAGTTCAGTTGTATACAATCTCTAAAAGAGCATACATGAAATGTGCAAGTATTATACATTTCTTAGTTGTGACAGCATTGAATATATACACAGTCTGACCAAATTAGAAACAAACCAATAAAAATAACCATAGTTTTGCAACTTCTCTGGAAGGCACATGTTCCACACCGCCACTTATGGCTACATACAGGTCCTGCTTGGAGGTGAATTCTTATGTTGGATAGTTTTCTAAGATGATCTCTCCACCTGAGCCATCAATGTTCAATGATAACATCTCAGTCTTGTTTTATCACAATTTACAATGTGATTTCATAATAATATAAGGCttgtttttttgcagtttgtATTAAGGAAAAGAAGCAAAGCctgttaagtttaaaaaaaaaaaaaatatgtacagtGGGTTgtggaagagagaaaaaaaagaaaagagaaacaaGAGGTGAAtgataaatcaaatcaaagctATTAAGTCTTTTGAAAATTGTGATACAATGCTGGTCCAGCACCTTTGGTGATCCACCCTTTCAACCGTGTTGAATCCAAACCACAGTAAACAAATGCAAAAGACAACAAATAAACAATCCAAAATTGCCCCTGGGCTTGGAGCAGTTCTTGTAATGATTATCTGTGTCTCAAATGTCTACACTGTCCACCACCTTGAGACTACAAGGACACATTTCCCCACAAAAATCAAAAGACTTATCAAAGACTGACATGCCCTGCTTGATGTTACTGGTCCATGAATTACATTCCACTAAGTTCAGTATACACTataaaatgcttatttttcttaatacaaaatacagaggttatAAGGGGCACTTATTTGAGACGTACACTGACTTATGAAAAATATAGATATTAGTGCTGGTTCTAacttaaatcatttttatttgtaatgttGAGCATTTTGGGTTAGTGCTGACAGATAAATTGTATTTTGAATCTTTGCTGTGATATAAACATGTGCAATAAACACATCTAAAAGTCTGCCTGAATTAGAATTAACATGAAAAATTGCCACATCATTGCATCATGTGTTCACACTCCGCACATGAACAGTTGATCTATGAGATGGAGTCCCAAATGTCTGCCAGCAACCATCAGATTAACTGTTGTTAATTTGTTGTCAAAATTAGTTTATACATTATGAGTCATATTGTCATAATTGTGAACAATGCTATTGCAAGCCTGTTTCTGACATTAGTTATCTAATGTTTTTTGGAAGTTCCCCGTTATTTCATCAGGTCAGCTGCAAAGGAAAGTGTTTACTCTTTTTCGGACAATATTTGAATATCAACGAAGACCAGTTCtccatttaattttttgtgtaatCTGAAAGATTCGCAAGGCAGAACAGAGCAGTTGTGTAGGCCACTTTTGATAAAGCATGAGGCCTGGTGAATGGTTAGAATGagacaaacacaaaaacggaCCAAGACAGTAAGAGACAATCACAATTACTTTGCTTTGGTTTGACTTTTCTCAAATGACCACTCCTAACCTTCCTGACCAAAGTCCTCTGTAAATTTTTTCAGTTtctccagatcttgttcattTACAGTTGGCTTTGTGTGGGCCTGGGATCTCAACATGTCAGActgaaaagaagtaaaaaaatgtATTACTGACATTGAAGTGAGAGCACTAATTCACAAATACATAATCTTAAATAATGTGGATACATTTTTTAGTGTTGTTAAAGTCTTACCATGGACACCACAGGTTCCATTAGCTTTTCTCCAGGGACGTCCATCCATGACATTTCCATTGCTTGGGGATCACCAGGTGAACAAGGTGTCAAGAGGTCATCTACAATGATGTTGGGATCAGTTCTTGATGGCCCTCGAACCTTatgataaagggaaaaaaaaaaaaaaaaaaatgtgacaattagtCAAATATAACACATTACACTGAGACatactgaggcataatactgcaTGATATTTAAAAAGACATACTCTTTTGAAGTGGGTTGCTGACTGGACCTTTCGAACAGGCTGCATTAAAGCATCTCTGACAATGATACTGATATCAGCCCCTGAGTATCCTTCTGTCTTCTTGCCCAGAGCGACAAAGTCAGACTCAGTGAGACAGTTGGGGGTAGAGCCAAGGTGGAGCTTGAACATGAAGGAGCGAGCATGCTCTTCAGGCAGTGGGATGTAGATCCTCTTCTCGAATCTAGAATGGCAGCGTTGGCACACAGTGAGCACTTGTGAAGCACAATATGATAACAACAACATCAGCTTTAACCAATACCAGTTACCTTCTTCTGATGGCTGAATCTAAGGTCCAAGGGATGTTTGTTGCCCCAAGTACCAGCACTCCTTCATTGTCAACCCCCACACCTGTTTTAGGGAAAACAAACATAGTAGTTGGTTGGTTTTCTGTAACTAAACCAAGTTTTTATTAGATGACAGTGACCAAATGAGAAATACAACACCCAAAACTTCCAGTCCacatttaaaatcacaaaatTTTAGAttataattgcaaaaaaaaatatgctaGTATAAACCGTAATATCTTgtggaaaaaaaccaaaacaaaacacagtatcCTTTAAAGAAACTTGGGTTAATGTTCATTGTTTTCTGTGGGATTCACTTTAAAAACACCTTACCCATTGGCCTACACCTGTCAGTGATACCACATCAGGCATTTCAGGCTTATAACCTTACATGCAGTGGCTGTCAATTTACATAATTTCACTAATTCCTTAACAAAGGATCATAAAACAGTCTTTTGCTACATAACACAAGTCCTGTTCTcactaatattattttttacttcagaAACTCAGCAGCTGTGGTTTTgtgtggaaaaataaaaacaatgaagttAGAACTGTGGCATAGACACCTGCATTCACTGCCTGATTGGTCCCATCAGTCAGTTCCTGATTCATCATATGATCCATTTcctcaggttaaaaaaaaacaactcctgtGACCACCTATGATGTACTACGCTTTCAGCCAATTCattgtaaaacaaaacaattactgTGTATTCATCCTTACCCTGCATCTGAACCAGGAATTCAGTTTTAATACGGCGTGCAGCCTCACTCTCATTTTCACTTCGAGAGCCACACAGGGAGTCAATCTCATCAATGAAGATAATGGAGGGTTTGTGTTCCCTTGCAAGGCTAAAGAGGTTCTTTACCAACCTGTGGAGAAAAAAGGGAACATGCCATGATTTTTGTATACTTGTATGTTTAACCTGTGTTTCTGTAGGCTGTGTTTTTACTGCTCTAATACTAACTTTTCACTCTCTCCCAGCCATTTGGAGACGAGGTCAGATGAGGAGATGGAGAAGAACGTTGAGTTGTTTGCTTCTGTGGCAACAGCTTTAGCCAAATATGATTTTCCTGTACCCGGTGGCCCAAATAGCAAGATCCCTCTCCAAGGAACTCTCTTTCCTGTCAATTAAACAGAGACAATTTCATATATTTTGATTTACTATTTAAGAAATAGTGCTAATGCCATTAATGCCCAGAGATATACTGCCTTACCTCAATACTTCAATGCAAaacagaatataatagaatacCTGTGAAAAGGTGGGGGAATTTGATTGGAAGTATAACAGCTTCTTTCAGTGCCTCCTTTGCTCCTTCCAAACCAGCAACATCGCTCCATTTGATGTTTGGTTTCTCCATAACAATTGCCCctgagaaaaaaattataatccaTATTGCTGATACATTAGAGTAATGTCTTAATTACACCAGTTTGCtcacaataaataaaatgttatcaATATACATTATAAGTCATAAAATACAAAGCTAATAACTTatcaaaaatactgaattaaattTCTCTAGAAGAAACTGTACAAACCTGAGAGTTGATTTTGGAACTTCTTTTTCTCTGGATCGTCACCTTCGTCACTTTCATTCCTGAACATTCAGAGACAGAATTATTCAAACacatgtaattttaacagtattttaactCTGTATTAATATGAAACACTGATTTGAATGGCATCATATGAGCACTGccccacccacaaacacacaccctcTGTCATCAGACTGTGACTCTTTGACAGGCTTAGCAGGAGGagccttctctttcttctttagATACTCCTTTAACTTTTCTGCTCTGTCCAAGTATTCAGTACATTTTGCTCTGATGCTTTCTTTAGCTTTGGCACTCTGGGCTTCATCTGTTGGAAATGAatgaaccaaacacacacataaaatattTAGGTTAAGtgtaaaatttgaaactgaacacattaccaaaaaaaaaaaaaaaatctgattatttaTAGTTATTCTAGTTTTAGTTACACTGATCTAAGTGAACAGAATGATTTGCATGACatgaaaatcaaacaaaattaTCAGACTGTGACCCCTGTTATGGCATTTACAAATACTTATAATGTATAGAAACAGTGGATTTAATTCCAATGTGCCGTCTAATGTCTTACATTTCACCACATGAAGGAAGTACTGAACAGCAGCCTGGTACAGTCGCAGAGCCTCCTCATAGTTCTGAGCTTTATCCTCCTGAGCGGCCTTGGTGGCGAGATCAATGGCTTTCtaaatttggaaaaaacacagaaCACTCTTAGTTACATAAAAACAAGACATATAATAGAGGTGAGATGGAAACTAAAACTGTGGTGAGTGAATGACAACATGTAATGCATGTCAGCGAATAATACCTAATAGAAAATTAATTTGATTAGAGAGACCTGTTAAAcagcacaagaaaaaaacattcaataGTACACCTGTACTGTGATGACTGACGGTACTTGACAAGTAAGCCTGTAGATGGCTTTATGTTCAGAGAAACACTTTGTTTCTGTTAATTTGTGGATACAAAATCTTTCTATACTGTTACGCATAAACCAATCAGTACAAAGGCAACCATAAtagttttgttttctattttaagTGTATGTTCTTGAAGCCAAATAAACCCAGTTAGCTATAAACGTTAATCTTATTACCGTTGTCGTAGTTGTCAGCCAGCAGAGGCTAATAAAGCCAATGTTAAATGTCATAAGTTTATGTAcggaacaaagaaaaaaaaaacttcctttaTTTATAAATATCATTTAAAGGAACGTTAATGTACATGACGAGCTGCTTTTCGTCATTTTCAATCCCCAAATCAGCAAAGCTAGCTGCCGAGTTAATGCTTTAGCTTAGCAGGCTAACTAGCTGCTACTATTGTCATTCGTTATGTTATTTTAGACTGTAGAAGCAGCAGTACTGGACAACACCCATTGATACTAGGCCAGAGGTCCCGATTACCTGAAACTATCTGACTTTTGTAGTTTAATTCGCGACAAAAATAACTTTGTTAGCTAATTTGTTATAGCAGCTTTGGGATTGGCCCCCAACTTACCTGTAAATTATTGTTGGTAGCCATGAGGCCTGATTACGTGTCCAAATATTGAAACTAATGTTAAGTCGTAGTAGACAGACAGCTTCGCTTAAGAATTTGGCCTGTAAATAAGGCTGCTAACTgataatcttgttttttttttccgaagcTTGTTTTCCTTTCCAAGATCGCTCCCGTGTAAGATCGAGGAGGAAACTTCCGCATTGAAAAGTCGATACTCGCGTGCACGGAATGTGATGACGTCAAGACGTTACAAGGGACGTAGTTTTTGCGCTTTAATGACAACCAAACCAAAACTTATGTAACAGTATGTACTTTAATCTGTACTTTCAGAATGGAAAGTATTAGTTAGGGAGGGCCCATAAAAAGTATTCACCCCTTTGCATGTTTTCCCTTTTGTTGCTTTCAAAAATCTATTCATGGTCAATATATTTCcataaaaaaatgtttcatgTAAAACAATGTGAAACGTGAAAACACATTTCTACAAATTAATGGCAATTCATCAAAAATAGATGATGGAAAATAAACAATTGCATACATATTCACCCCATTCAAGTCAGTATTTGATAGATGCATCTTTTAACACAGTCAGTGCGTCTGTGTGGACAAGTCTCAGTCAGGCTTGCACATCTATACACTGCAATTATTTTCCATTCTTCTTTGTAAAACTGCTCAAGCTCTGTTAGGTAAATTGAGAATTGGGTGTAAAAAATCTGTTAAAGGCCACCTGCAAATTCTCTATTGGACTGAGGTCTGGGCTTTGATTTGGCCATTCAGGTATGTTCACCTTATAGGCTTTAAAGCATTTCTGTTTGCTTTTGCTGCATCCTTCAGGTCATTGACTTACTGAAAGATAAATTCTCTTAGAAGATAGGTTTCTTGCAGACTGAATGAGATTGTCATCCAGGATTCTGCTATGTTTTGTTTCAAGAACCCAGACAACAGTTGTTATATGCATACTATCTCATTACAGATGCTGAAGCTCCtttagcctcctgagacccagcaatgcatttttgtcttctgtgggAGATgcgagtttcacagctttactttatataaaaaaatgctgtccactacaaaggacattctataaaaatgtgtcgaaaaaaatgttgcattatgctgtttccaatcaaagcaattatttcatgtacaaaagccaaaacttttactttcctgggtctcaggaggttaaagtagATGTCTTGGTGACCTCCCTCACTAGTCACCTTTACCATTTATTCACTTTGTGAGGATGGCCTGCTGTAGACAGATCTACACGTGTCATATATCTTCCATTTCTTAATAGATTTAACTGAATTCCAGGGAATGTTCAGTGAATTGGACATTGGACATCCCCTGACTAATACTTTTCAATAACCTATCATCTGAGCTGCTCAGAGTGTTCCTTTGTCATCAGAGTGTAATTTTAGTCAGGAATACTGATGAACCAGTTACTGGACCTTCCATGTGTTTGTCTTTATACTACAATGACTTGAAATACACTCACATGATATCCAGTTCACTAATTGTGAGACAAGCACCAACTTTCTGGATCTCTGTTGTGTTAGGTCAATCACTTTCAACACTTACTTTTACATTATGTATTTTTACATTGCATTGCTTTTTACATGGGGGCATGGTCAAGCAGTTACGTAGGGTAAAAAAATTGTTCAGATGGTAATGAGTCAGCCTACATTTACCTGGCATATAAGTGTAATACATGGATGGAAAAGGTATTTCTAGTACTTTGAGGCCATGCAATgacatttgtcaatttcagcCGTTTTCACTAAAACCTTTGTGAAAAACATCTGTTgcatagggtaaaaaaaaaaaaaaaactacacaaaaaactGGCAAATTTTTCCGCATATCAAAAGTTGTCAGCTATATTGTTGACTGCAACTCCtgcaattttggtgaaaaaataaGGTCTAGGATTGGGGCATATCAATATGCAGGGAAGTCTGGTTATGTAGGGTAAAGAGATTATGGTTACGTACAGTAAATTCTCAAGTCCTTCTGGCTGgtaatcaaaattatctgtcaaGCACAAATGATTTACTATTATCCCAATATCATGCTTGGAGTGAATAAGTATACataatgtttaaaacctataatcattaaggttgagatataaaccagtattctcttgggcaagtaaagtgtgagacaaaaatgtaaatgtggatgtcaaatatagtcttttaaaataatgaaaatcaatcggctctcttttttctttttttgtagacatcatttagaaacagtGAAGTTGGTTTTAGGACTCTCAAACAGTTCTGCAtcagctacaaatgacaaaataagtctatcttaaagtgttttttttcacCAAACATGTTCATAGTCCCCTGAGTATGCCCATGGCATTTTTTGACATTGACACTGATTCCATTTATCCCAGCAATAAAAAGgggaaacacaaaataaaaagggATGAATACTTTTATAAAGGCAGTGTacactaaaaaaataaagaattacGTCCCCattttgtagcattttttttttttccatagactATGTGAATTAGAGATGCAACAACCTCTTTATTAGCTAAGAACTCCTGCAGCACTTCCACTCTGTCCAGGTACTGTTTACATGAATCTCTTATCTTCTGGTTTCCATCTTTACCCTGGGGTTCACCTGATGGGAGAAACAATATTACTAGTAAAGATTCTATTGACAGAAATCATGTGCTTATGGACATAAACCGGCACAAAATAAGTTATAGTCATACAGACTGTAGAATGACCTATATCTCTGGTGTGTTTGAGTaagcattttgttttcagacagtgaCGCACGTTTCAGGATGTGCAGAAAGTACTTGACCGCATGTTGGTAGGAGCGAATGGCTTCTTCGTAGTTCTCAGCCTGGTCTTCCTGTGAGGCTTTCTGTGCTATGGCAATAGCTTTCTAAAAGAGCAGCAAATGCATTAATATTTTCAGGAGCTATTTGTACTCAtgcttcctctaaaaatattacAGCAGACAGGATATTGTCAGTGGCATTACAtctcagctcaattcagttcaaaagtAATTTAAGGACATCTCAGAGTGATGctcacagaaaaacaaacaattcaCAGTTTACCATCAACTGTACAAACCTACCTCAGCCAGAGTAATAGTAACTAATCTGACAAATTGAAGGTCATATTTAGGTCATAGTTATCATCAGTATTAAAATAACACGCTTGTATACCAACATATCAGTATACACATCacttaaaaacatttttgttcattgcaCGACAACATACAATTAATTTCCTTACAATAAGAAAATTCAATCAACTTGGACATTTCTGAGCATCATCAGCTCCCCATCACCAAAGAAAATGGGTGTGCTTTCATTACTTTATATCATTTTGTCTGTAGACCTGAATACagattttacatttatgcatttggcagacgctttcttacaaggggaagattaacaacaacaattaagctctctctctctctctctctctctctctctctctctcgctctactttatttgtaaagcactttaaaacaaccactgTGGACCAAAGtggtgtacagaagaataaataaaaaacaaaataaaagaataaaacacaagaatagatttaaggacataaaacagctgcacaattaaaaacaataaaaataaaaacaataaaccaataccaaatttTATTTAGAAAAGTGATAAACGTTAAGATCCATTCTATAATTCTCAGATGGACAAAAGTAGTTTAAGTGGCGAAATGTATCAAACATGTTGCATTAGTTctgctggggaaaaaaaacccctctTTTTACATCAAAGATAATAATACAGCTTTTCCACTCATTGTTTCCATTTCCAATGAACACAATGTAGCTAATTTTCAGAACTAGCTGAGTTCCTATTCCTGCTGCTACTGAAAATGTCTTATGATTTTTCtattacaccagtggttcccaacctttcttgcctcatgaccccattttaactttacaaatttctggcaaccccagacattcaaaacagagacttttttttttttggctgaaattaatttgtttttgatcaagtaatagtttgctatactatgttgtaaataaacattcattttattaaacatttagtctatataatgtatattattatggacggaggcagaaaagccaggtgtagattactgcacaaagtgagaattttattttccttggtcaggatatgtacagtcagtccagcttggatttacaaggctgataattaatactgaacaaacaataactctaactatgaattatgaaaaagctgcagcatctgaaactgaccacaatgaacatttgaaagataaacagtaccactgtgcttcagtttcagcttcagagtttactATGTCTTCTATGGACTGTGactgtctttctcaactcaccacatatgttttattaataaggtttttatttttaatttttatcaattactagaaatttcaggcgaccctatttgaatttcaGCCGACTCCACGTGGGATGTCGACCCCAAAGTTGACAAACACTCTATTACACTATCAATAATTTTTCTGAATCAGACATTGTTTCACTTTCTATGACACTGTATTATAGATGTATGTATGATTTAGAAGCATGAACCCTTTGGTATCATAGTTCACAGAGTACTACAGAATGTAAAGACTTGATGTGAACGTATTTCTGGCATGTTATTAAGTTTAATAACTTTGACATACATTCTATAAAAATTGCCTACTGGTTTATTCTGTTCTGGTAAAAGTACAAATGGGAAATAACCTTGTCTTGTACAGAAAAGCATGTACCATGTGTTTTAAAATGAAACCTTTCAGTTCTTACACAGATTAACCCTGCAGTGACCTCAGTAAAGCCATCCAGTGTCAGTTTCTGTGTGTCATTTGTCCTACCTGTAGATTTGTTGGCTCCATGTGGAGTCCTAAAGGGACTAAAAACACGGCAGATTCAACCTGTGATCCAGCCTCGGTCGTTTAAGTCAGTGCACAACAAGTTCCTGTTTGCTTATCAGTCCCTCAGCAGTGACACATGCGCCCATGAAAGCGGTCTGCCCAGTCTCAGGAATGGGAACGATGTTACTGACTCAGGGTGGTGTTTTGTTGTCATGCAAGAAATACAAGTTGACAGGGCTATGGCCTAAATACAAAACAGCTGATTTACAGATCACGTGGCTCTCATTTATATTAATTCACTTTCTTGGAGTTTGAGACATCAACATCGAGAgtgataacatttttttttttttttaaagggcttGAAGTTTTGTTACAGAAAGACTCGAActtttacctcagttttgttaCACAAAGACGAAAGTGAGAGAAAAAGAGGGTGTGTTCATGCGCACAAAAGTCTCCTGACTGGTGCTGAGGATGCAGCCCTGTGGTAC
The DNA window shown above is from Sphaeramia orbicularis chromosome 17, fSphaOr1.1, whole genome shotgun sequence and carries:
- the vps4b gene encoding vacuolar protein sorting-associated protein 4B isoform X2; protein product: MATNNNLQKAIDLATKAAQEDKAQNYEEALRLYQAAVQYFLHVVKYEAQSAKAKESIRAKCTEYLDRAEKLKEYLKKKEKAPPAKPVKESQSDDRGNESDEGDDPEKKKFQNQLSGAIVMEKPNIKWSDVAGLEGAKEALKEAVILPIKFPHLFTGKRVPWRGILLFGPPGTGKSYLAKAVATEANNSTFFSISSSDLVSKWLGESEKLVKNLFSLAREHKPSIIFIDEIDSLCGSRSENESEAARRIKTEFLVQMQGVGVDNEGVLVLGATNIPWTLDSAIRRRFEKRIYIPLPEEHARSFMFKLHLGSTPNCLTESDFVALGKKTEGYSGADISIIVRDALMQPVRKVQSATHFKRVRGPSRTDPNIIVDDLLTPCSPGDPQAMEMSWMDVPGEKLMEPVVSMSDMLRSQAHTKPTVNEQDLEKLKKFTEDFGQEG
- the vps4b gene encoding vacuolar protein sorting-associated protein 4B isoform X1, translated to MEPTNLQKAIAIAQKASQEDQAENYEEAIRSYQHAVKYFLHILKREPQGKDGNQKIRDSCKQYLDRVEVLQEFLANKEKAIDLATKAAQEDKAQNYEEALRLYQAAVQYFLHVVKYEAQSAKAKESIRAKCTEYLDRAEKLKEYLKKKEKAPPAKPVKESQSDDRGNESDEGDDPEKKKFQNQLSGAIVMEKPNIKWSDVAGLEGAKEALKEAVILPIKFPHLFTGKRVPWRGILLFGPPGTGKSYLAKAVATEANNSTFFSISSSDLVSKWLGESEKLVKNLFSLAREHKPSIIFIDEIDSLCGSRSENESEAARRIKTEFLVQMQGVGVDNEGVLVLGATNIPWTLDSAIRRRFEKRIYIPLPEEHARSFMFKLHLGSTPNCLTESDFVALGKKTEGYSGADISIIVRDALMQPVRKVQSATHFKRVRGPSRTDPNIIVDDLLTPCSPGDPQAMEMSWMDVPGEKLMEPVVSMSDMLRSQAHTKPTVNEQDLEKLKKFTEDFGQEG